In one Nicotiana sylvestris chromosome 8, ASM39365v2, whole genome shotgun sequence genomic region, the following are encoded:
- the LOC104237891 gene encoding ubiquitin-conjugating enzyme E2 4 — MSSPSKRREMDLMKLMMTDYKVEMINDGMQEFYVEFHGPKESPYQGGVWKVRVELPDVYPYKSPSIGFINRIYHPNVDEMSGSVCLDVINQTWSPMFDLVNVFEVFLPQLLLYPNPSDPLNGEAAALMMRDRTTYDQRVKEYCEKYAKSEDAGAVPEEKSSDEEVSEEEYASSDEEVAGKADL; from the exons ATGTCTTCCCCTAGCAAACGCAGAGAAATGGACTTGATGAAACT GATGATGACTGATTACAAAGTAGAAATGATCAATGATGGAATGCAAGAGTTCTATGTGGAATTTCATGGTCCCAAAGAGA GTCCTTATCAGGGAGGTGTGTGGAAAGTGAGAGTAGAGCTCCCTGATGTCTATCCTTACAAGTCGCCTTCCATTGGTTTTATTAACAGAATTTACCATCCAAATGTTGATGAAAT GTCAGGTTCAGTTTGCTTAGATGTTATCAATCAGACCTGGAGCCCCATGTTTG ATCTTGTAAATGTTTTTGAAGTGTTTCTTCCCCAACTTCTTCTATATCCTAACCCATCAGATCCTCTGAATGGCGAGGCTGCAGCTCTCATGATGCGTGATCGTACTACTTATGATCAAAGGGTGAAAG AGTATTGCGAAAAGTACGCGAAGAGTGAAGATGCTGGGGCTGTACCTGAAGAAAAATCTAGTGATGAAGAGGTAAGTGAAGAAGAATATGCCTCCAGTGATGAGGAAGTTGCTGGCAAAGCAGATCTCTGA